In one window of Rhodopseudomonas palustris HaA2 DNA:
- a CDS encoding septal ring lytic transglycosylase RlpA family protein — protein MTNAKKSPPGIVTRPRTTAALIAATVLLSGAAITEASARSKQKHHHQRHHVQNDWRNANATLAEGGGGRTFSGVASYYGNESGNRTASGQRFNASAMTAAHRSLPFGTKLRVTHGGRSVVVTINDRGPFIRGRVLDLSTGAARAIGLTSRGVGRVVAEVM, from the coding sequence AAGTCTCCGCCGGGAATCGTAACCCGGCCGCGCACCACGGCTGCGCTGATCGCCGCAACGGTGCTGCTGAGCGGGGCAGCCATCACCGAAGCTTCGGCGCGGTCGAAGCAGAAGCACCATCATCAGCGCCATCACGTCCAGAACGACTGGCGCAACGCCAATGCCACGCTCGCAGAGGGCGGCGGCGGTCGCACGTTTTCGGGGGTCGCGTCCTACTACGGCAATGAATCCGGCAACCGCACCGCATCAGGCCAGCGCTTCAACGCCAGTGCGATGACGGCGGCCCATCGCAGCCTGCCGTTCGGCACCAAGCTGCGCGTCACCCATGGCGGCCGCAGCGTCGTCGTCACCATCAATGATCGCGGTCCGTTCATTCGCGGCCGTGTGCTCGACCTGTCGACCGGCGCCGCGCGCGCGATCGGTCTGACCAGCCGCGGGGTCGGCCGGGTCGTTGCGGAAGTGATGTAA